A window from Thalassophryne amazonica chromosome 15, fThaAma1.1, whole genome shotgun sequence encodes these proteins:
- the nde1 gene encoding nuclear distribution protein nudE homolog 1, whose product MAESTTCRFGSLEEELCFWKEQAERHQQRAEETQEELQEFQQMSRDYEAELETELKLCEGRNKELLSANNRLRLEMESIKEKFDAQHSEALRHISTLEDDLTETKAVRDHLQKYIRELEQSNDDLERTKRATIMSLEDFEQRMNQVIERNAFLESELDEKENLLESVQRLKDEARDLRQELAVRQKDRRRSSSLTKDPERPDLPCPSSTNPSLPATPSKPIGSFVTPPASRIRRGDCLTGSPLTTSARISALNIVGELLRKVGNLESKLASCRDFVYDTAASRPALLPGAASPSGIDGGHEVQTSSMSPPPHYDSLVKRLEFGPAPPRGVPQGPQSPQGGVKILL is encoded by the exons ATGGCAGAATCAACCACATGCAGGTTTGGGTCCTTGGAAGAAGAACTGTGTTTCTGGAAGGAGCAAGCTGAGAGACATCAGCAAAG ggctgAGGAGACTCAAGAGGAGCTGCAGGAATTCCAGCAGATGAGTCGGGACTACGAGGCCGAGCTGGAGACGGAGCTGAAGCTGTGTGAGGGCCGGAACAAAGAGCTGCTGTCTGCCAACAACAGACTCCGCTTGGAAATGGAAAGCATTAAG GAGAAATTTGATGCTCAGCATTCAGAAGCTCTGAGGCACATTTCCACTCTGGAGGACGATCTGACAGAGACCAAAGCAGTCAGAGATCACCTGCAGAAATACATCAGGGAGCTGGAGCAGTCGAACGATGATCTGGAGAGGACCAAGAG GGCTACCATCATGTCTCTGGAGGACTTTGAGCAGCGGATGAACCAGGTTATTGAGAGGAATGCCTTTCTGGAAAGTGAACTGGATGAGAAGGAGAACCTGCTTGAATCTGTTCAGAGGCTCAAGGATGAAGCGAGAG ACCTGCGGCAGGAGCTCGCTGTACGCCAGAAGGACAGACGGCGGTCCAGCAGCCTGACCAAAGACCCGGAGCGACCTGATCTACCGTGTCCTTCATCTACTAACCCCTCCCTTCCCGCTACGCCCTCCAAACCGATTGGCTCATTTGTCACCCCTCCTGCTTCCAGAATTCGGCGAG GTGACTGTCTGACAGGAAGCCCGCTCACCACATCGGCGAGAATATCTGCACTCAACATTGTGGGAGAGCTGCTGAGGAAAGTGGGA AATCTGGAGTCCAAACTGGCATCATGTCGAGACTTTGTTTACGACACAGCTGCCAGCAGGCCGGCGCTTCTGCCCGGTGCTGCTTCTCCTTCAGGGATAGACGGAGGCCACGAGGTGCAAACTAGCAGCATGAGTCCTCCGCCTCATTACGACAG TTTGGTGAAGCGGTTAGAGTTCGGACCTGCTCCTCCGAGAGGCGTCCCCCAGGGCCCACAGTCACCACAGGGAGGAGTCAAGATCCTGCTATGA